In the genome of Dermacentor silvarum isolate Dsil-2018 chromosome 1, BIME_Dsil_1.4, whole genome shotgun sequence, one region contains:
- the LOC119457691 gene encoding uncharacterized protein LOC119457691, which translates to MLGARFALCGNDDALEGERSSKMAAMATSSRDAYFKHRSRTRTTNWGDVETYQLIELWQSFRYDLQQTKKRRPIFEQMSRLMHGLGFKRDANEIQGRITNLAYLYRREGKLRLENPLRSPWKFWDNVHKVLRGEPPRRTPIQARQILPKPVSLPNTEARMIPPDTTLTVVNVPLPDVSVVKVEKPSVPESTSAGDGRKSPPDESNAATEAWTDQSAASIVNGEHSEEDEEGSDSYPHASLRFPFECPCDILKTVAEQQRLMALQILNEEEIRHEERVRIVLEMENRLKQEHNNFKLALIDRLNKGFTQILMALKSSTTS; encoded by the exons ATGCTTGGTGCGCGTTTTGCTTTATGTGGGAACGACGACGCTCTCGAAGGGGAGCGAAGCAGCAAGATGGCAGCGATGGCGACGTCTTCGAGAGATGCGTACTTCAAGCATCGGTCGCGAACCCGCACCACGAACTGGGGCGACGTGGAGACGTACCAGCTCATTGAGCTGTGGCAGTCGTTCCGCTACGACCTGCAGCAGACGAAAAAGCGCCGGCCCATCTTCGAGCAGATGAGCCGACTAATGCACGGGCTGGGCTTCAAGAGAGACGCTAACGAGATACAGGGGAGAATTACAAACCTCGCCTATTTGTACAG GCGTGAAGGCAAGCTTCGACTTGAAAACCCACTGCGATCCCCTTGGAAGTTCTGGGACAATGTGCATAAAGTACTTCGTGGTGAACCACCACGTCGTACACCTATTCAGGCACGCCAGATTTTACCAA AGCCAGTGTCCTTGCCAAATACAGAGGCACGGATGATTCCACCTGACACCACTCTGACGGTGGTCAATGTTCCTCTACCTGACGTATCCGTTGTCAAAGTAGAAAAACCAAGTGTGCCTGAGAGCACTTCAGCTGGGGATGGCCGAAAGAGTCCTCCAGATGAATCGAATGCAGCCACTGAAGCCTGGACAGACCAGTCTGCAGCCT CCATAGTGAATGGGGAGCATTCAGAAGAAGATGAAGAAGGCAGCGACAGCTATCCCCATGCATCCCTGCGCTTCCCATTCGAATGTCCGTGTGACATTCTCAAAACTGTGGCTGAGCAACAGCGCCTCATGGCGCTGCAGATTCTCAACGAGGAGGAGATTCGTCACGAGGAGAGAGTTCGCATTGTGCTTGAGATGGAGAACCGGCTGAAGCAGGAGCACAACAATTTCAAGCTAGCACTCATTGATAGACTTAACAAAGGCTTCACTCAGATCCTAATGGCACTGAAATCTTCCACTACGTCTTAG